In the genome of Vicia villosa cultivar HV-30 ecotype Madison, WI linkage group LG7, Vvil1.0, whole genome shotgun sequence, one region contains:
- the LOC131618849 gene encoding uncharacterized protein LOC131618849, with the protein MKNQKTNVDVIKNLENQVGQLAKQLAEQQTRPSFSANTQPNPKEYCKAILTRSGNEVSNGEMKEIVVEDDGFVVVEDEKDEIVVEKENEKEGDEVAEKEKNVKKNKREGKGVSTNPIQNLPYPHAPSRKENARHYARFMDIFKQLQINIPFAEALEHMPKYAKFLKDILTKKKRYPDNETIMLDAQCSAIIQRTLPRKETGPGRVILPVTIGGTYIGNGLIDLGSSINLIPLSIIKRLGNIEMKSTRMTLQLADKSTTSPYGVAQDILVKVDKFLFPVDFVVVDMEEDRDVPLILGRPFMKTARMMIDIDD; encoded by the coding sequence ATGAAGAATCAAAAGACTAATGTGGATGTCATAAAGAACTTAGAAAATCAAGTGGGGCAGCTTGCAAAACAATTGGCCGAACAACAAACGAGACCTTCTTTTTCCGCAAACACTCAACCTAACCCGAAGGAGTATTGCAAGGCAATCCTTACAAGGAGTGGCAATGAGGTGAGTAATGGGGAGATGAAGGAAATAGTAGTGGAGGATGatggatttgttgttgttgaagatgaGAAGGATGAGATAGTGgtggaaaaagaaaatgaaaaagaagggGATGAGGTAGccgaaaaagagaaaaatgtgaagaagAATAAAAGAGAAGGAAAAGGAGTGAGTACAAATCCTATTCAAAACCTACCCTACCCACATGCACCATCAAGGAAGGAGAATGCAAGACATTATGCTAGGTTCATGGATATATTTAAGCAACTTCAAATAAATATTCCATTCGCCGAAGCATTAGAACACATGCCAAAATATGCAAAATTCTTGAAGGACATTCTCACCAAAAAGAAACGATATCCGGACAACGAAACCATTATgcttgatgctcaatgtagtgctatcatTCAAAGAACTCTTCCAAGAAAAGAAACCGGTCCGGGACGAGTCATCTTACCGGTCACCATTGGAGGTACTTACATTGGCAATGGTCTAATTGACTTGGGTTCTAGCATTAATCTCATTCCTTTGTCTATCATAAAGAGATTGGGGAATATTGAAATGAAGTCTACCCGAATGACATTACAACTAGCCGATAAGTCCACAACCTCACCTTATGGAGTTGCTCAAGACATATTGGTAaaagttgacaaatttttgtttccggtagattttgtggtgGTGGATATGGAAGAAGATAGAGATGTTCCGTTGATTCTTGGAAGGCCATTtatgaaaacagcccggatgatgatagacattgatgactGA